In Macadamia integrifolia cultivar HAES 741 chromosome 5, SCU_Mint_v3, whole genome shotgun sequence, a single window of DNA contains:
- the LOC122079580 gene encoding LOW QUALITY PROTEIN: ribonuclease TUDOR 1-like (The sequence of the model RefSeq protein was modified relative to this genomic sequence to represent the inferred CDS: substituted 1 base at 1 genomic stop codon) — protein sequence MASTAGATAWLRGRVKAVPSGDCMVIMGSSKAEFPPEKTITLSSIIEQGLXARRGGVDEPFAWDSREYLRKLCIGKDVTFKVDYTVPSIGREFGSVFLGDKNVALLVVSEGWAKVREQGQQKGEVSPFLAELQRVEEQAKQQGLGRWSKVPGASEASVRNLPPSAIGDPSNLDAMGLLAANKGRPMQGIVEQVRDGSTVRVYLLPDFQFVQVFVAGIQSPSMGRRAAVETVVDAEVTSDEPNGETSGQPQQPLTSAQRLLASAASSTEVSPDPFGREAKHFTEIRVLNREVRIVLEGVDKFSNLIGSVYYPDGDSAKDLALELVENGLAKYVDWSANMMEEDAKRRLKTAELQAKKDRLRIWTNFVPPTSNSKAIHDQNFTGKVVEVVSGDCIIVADDAVPYGSPLAERRVNLSSIRSPKMGNPRRDEKPASYAREAREFLRTRLIDRQVNVSMEYSRKVGLADGSLPTVAAADSRVMDFGSVFLVSSSKVDADDAVSAPPSAGSQPVGINVAELVVGRGFGTVIKHRDFDERSNYYDTLVAAEARAISGKKGIHSAKDPPVMHITDLTMASVKKAKDFLPFLQRSRRLPAVVEYVLSGHRFKLLIPKETCSIAFSLSGVRCPGRGEPYSDEAMALMRRKILQRDVEIEVETVDRTGTFIGSLWESKTNVSVPLLEAGLARLQTAFGTDRIPDAHLLEQAEQSAKRQRLKIWENYVEGQEVANGSTAESKQKEVLKVKVTEVLGSGRFYVQTVEDQKVISIQQQLESLSLQEAPVIGAFNPKKGDIVLAQFMMDNSWNRAMIVNAPRGAVESPKDLFEVFYIDYGNQEEIPYSRLRPLDPSVSSGPGLAQLCSLAYIKVPSLEEDFGEEAAEYLSHCILDNSRELRAMVEEKDTSGGKVKGQGTGTILYVTLVDVEASSSINAAMLQEGLARLERRKRWDTRERQQALDNLEEFQAKAKRERLKMWQYGDIQSDDEDSAAPVRKPAGRR from the exons CAACAGCTGGAGCAACAGCATGGCTGAGAGGAAGGGTGAAGGCTGTTCCTTCTGGAGACTGCATGGTGATCATGGGAAGCTCAAAGGCAGAATTCCCACCAGAGAAGACAATCACATTGTCCTCTATAATTGAACAAGGCT TATAGGCTCGTAGAGGTGGTGTTGATGAGCCCTTTGCATGGGACAGCCGGGAATATTTGAGGAAGCTCTGCATAGGAAAG GATGTCACCTTCAAGGTAGATTACACTGTTCCATCGATAGGACGAGAATTTGGATCTGTTTTCCTTGGTGATAAAAATGTTGCATTGCTGGTTGTTTCAGAAGGCTGGGCAAAG GTTAGGGAGCAGGGCCAACAGAAAGGAGAGGTGAGTCCATTCTTGGCTGAACTGCAGCGTGTTGAAGAGCAAGCTAAGCAGCAAGGTTTAGGCCGTTGGAGCAAG GTCCCTGGTGCTTCAGAAGCATCTGTCCGGAACTTGCCTCCCTCTGCAATTGGAGACCCCAGTAATTTAGATGCAATGGGACTCTTGGCTGCCAATAAGGGAAGGCCAATGCAAGGAATTGTTGAGCAGGTTCGTGATGGAAGTACTGTTCGTGTCTACTTGCTGCCAGACTTCCAGTTTGTACAAGTTTTTGTTGCCGGAATACAG TCCCCATCTATGGGAAGAAGGGCCGCGGTAGAGACAGTTGTTGACGCTGAAGTAACCTCTGATGAACCAAATGGAGAGACTTCTGGTCAACCTCAACAACCACTAACATCAGCACAGAGGCTTCTAGCCTCTGCAGCATCATCTACTGAAGTTTCTCCAGATCCATTTGGAAGGGAAGCTAAACACTTTACAGAGATACGTGTTTTAAATAGAGAG GTCCGAATTGTTCTTGAAGGTGTAGACAAATTCAGCAACCTTATTGGATCAGTATATTATCCTGATGGTGATTCAGCAAAGGATCTTGCTCTGGAGCTTGTAGAAAAT GGTTTGGCTAAATATGTGGATTGGAGTGCCAATATGATGGAGGAAGATGCAAAACGACGGCTGAAAACTGCTGAACTGCAAGCAAAGAAGGACCGTTTGAGGATCTGGACAAACTTCGTTCCTCCTACTTCTAATTCTAAAGCTATTCATGATCAGAATTTCACTGGGAAA GTGGTGGAGGTTGTAAGTGGTGACTGCATTATTGTTGCTGACGACGCTGTCCCTTATGGTAGCCCACTGGCAGAGCGACGAGTCAATCTTTCAAGCATCAGGTCTCCCAAAATGGGCAATCCTCGTAGAGATGAAAAACCTGCTTCCTATGCCCGTGAAGCAAGGGAGTTCCTGCGCACACGTCTTATTGATCGTCAG GTTAATGTTTCAATGGAATATTccaggaaggttgggttggctGATGGATCTTTGCCAACAGTTGCCGCAGCTGATTCTAGGGTCATGGACTTTGGATCAGTCTTCCTGGTGTCCTCTTCCAAGGTTGATGCTGATGACGCAGTATCTGCTCCCCCTTCAGCTGGAAGTCAGCCAGTGGGGATAAATGTTGCTGAACTTGTTGTTGGCCGGGGCTTTGGAACAGTTATAAAACACCGAGATTTTGATGAAAGATCAAACTACTATGACACCCTCGTTGCTGCTGAAGCACGCGCAATTTCTGGGAAGAAAGGGATACATTCTGCCAAGGATCCTCCTGTGATGCACATAACAGACCTGACGATG GCATCTGTGAAGAAAGCCAAAGATTTCTTGCCATTTTTGCAACGGAGCAGAAGGCTGCCTGCTGTTGTGGAATACGTCCTCAGTGGTCATCGATTTAAATTGCTAATTCCCAAGGAAACCTGCAGCATTGCCTTCTCATTATCTGGTGTTAGATGCCCAGGTCGGGGTGAGCCGTATTCTGATGAAGCAATGGCTCTAATGAGAAGGAAAATACTGCAAAGAGATGTTGAG ATTGAAGTAGAAACGGTAGATAGAACTGGAACTTTCATAGGATCCTTGTGGGAGTCAAAGACCAATGTGTCTGTGCCACTTCTAGAAGCTGGTCTGGCAAGGCTCCAAACTGCCTTCGGCACTGATCGGATTCCGGATGCTCACCTTCTTGAGCAGGCTGAGCAGTCTGCGAAGCGACAAAGATTGAAA ATATGGGAGAACTATGTTGAAGGACAAGAAGTTGCTAATGGCTCGACTGCAGAAAGCAAACAGAAGGAAGTGCTAAAG GTGAAGGTTACGGAAGTTCTGGGTAGCGGTAGGTTCTATGTCCAAACAGTTGAAGATCAGAAAGTGATCTCTATCCAGCAGCAACTTGAGTCATTGAGCCTTCAAGAAGCTCCTGTCATTGGTGCTTTTAATCCAAAAAAGGGAGATATCGTCCTTGCTCAGTTTATGATGGATAATTCTTGGAACCGAGCAATG ATTGTAAATGCACCCCGAGGAGCTGTAGAATCCCCTAAAGACTTGTTTGAAGTCTTCTACATTGACTATGGGAACCAAGAAGAAATTCCATACAGTCGATTACGGCCTCTTGATCCTTCCGTCTCCTCTGGACCTGGTCTTGCTCAGTTATGCAGCCTTGCATACATAAAGGTCCCAAGCTTGGAGGAGGATTTTGGTGAAGAAGCGGCTGAGTATCTTAGCCACTGCATTCTAGACAATTCCAGAGAGCTTAGGGCAATGGTTGAGGAGAAGGATACCTCAGGAGGAAAAGTGAAAGGGCAGGGGACGGGGACAATTCTGTATGTAACTCTGGTGGATGTTGAAGCTAGTTCAAGTATAAATGCTGCCATGCTACAG GAAGGACTTGCAAGGttggaaagaaggaagagatggGATACTAGAGAAAGACAGCAGGCCCTGGACAATCTGGAAGAATTCCAGGCAAAAGCCAAACGTGAGAGGCTGAAGATGTGGCAGTACGGAGATATCCAGTCAGATGATGAGGATTCTGCAGCACCTGTAAGGAAACCAGCTGGTCGCCGCTAA